A genomic segment from Dietzia psychralcaliphila encodes:
- a CDS encoding heme ABC transporter ATP-binding protein: MSADGTRVPVLSAEGVTVRIGGRVLLDAVDLDAYAGEVLALVGPNGAGKSTLLGVVAGDTDPDSGRTLLDGTDLRRWRLGDLARRRALLTQANSVAFPFTVREIVAMGRAPWAALPEDDDEEIIDESLAATDTSHLQSRTFPTLSGGEKARASLSRALAQRAGVLLLDEPTAAVDLRHQETVLELARTVADAGGAVVVVLHDLELAAAWSDRLVMISDGRIRAEGPPDQVLTADLVEEVYQQPVLIHRHPVTGDLLVTPDRRRFRTARTPAEPAFDAALESAPVKEFS; the protein is encoded by the coding sequence ATGAGCGCCGACGGGACCCGTGTGCCGGTGCTCTCCGCCGAAGGCGTCACGGTACGAATCGGCGGTCGGGTGCTGCTCGACGCGGTGGACCTGGATGCCTACGCCGGTGAGGTGCTGGCGCTGGTCGGCCCCAACGGAGCGGGCAAGTCCACGCTGCTCGGCGTGGTCGCGGGGGACACCGACCCGGACTCCGGCCGGACCCTGCTCGACGGCACCGATCTGCGGCGGTGGCGCCTCGGAGACCTCGCCCGCCGTCGGGCCCTGCTCACCCAGGCCAACTCGGTCGCCTTCCCCTTCACCGTGCGCGAGATCGTCGCGATGGGGCGCGCCCCCTGGGCGGCGCTGCCCGAGGACGACGACGAGGAGATCATCGACGAGTCCTTGGCCGCCACCGACACCTCCCACCTGCAGTCCCGCACCTTCCCCACGCTGTCCGGTGGGGAGAAGGCGCGAGCCTCCCTCTCGAGGGCGCTCGCCCAGCGAGCCGGCGTGCTGCTCCTGGACGAGCCCACGGCGGCAGTGGACCTGCGCCATCAGGAGACCGTCCTCGAGCTGGCACGGACCGTCGCCGACGCCGGCGGCGCGGTGGTGGTGGTCCTGCACGACCTGGAGCTGGCGGCTGCGTGGTCCGACCGTCTCGTGATGATCTCCGACGGACGGATCCGTGCCGAGGGGCCACCCGATCAGGTCCTCACCGCCGACCTGGTGGAAGAGGTCTATCAGCAGCCGGTTCTCATCCACCGTCATCCCGTCACCGGGGACCTGTTGGTCACCCCGGATCGACGACGATTCCGCACCGCCCGGACGCCGGCGGAGCCGGCGTTCGACGCAGCGCTCGAGTCCGCACCCGTCAAGGAGTTCTCGTGA